DNA from Candidatus Chlorobium masyuteum:
GACGGTGTGCTGCTCCTCGTTGATGCGTTTGAAGGGCCGATGCCGCAGACCAAGTTTGTACTTCGCAAAGCCCTTGAGCTCCATCTGAAGCCGATTGTGGTTATCAACAAGATCGACCGGCCGCAGTCTGATCCGGTCAAGGTGCATGATCAGGTTCTTGATCTCTTTATTGCCCTCGGTGCTGAAGAGCATCAGCTTGATTTCCCCTATATCTTTACATCGGCCAAAAACGGTATTGCCAAATACAGCATGGATGATGAAGATGGCGACATGAGCCTGCTTCTTGATATCATCATCAAGGAGATTCCTGCTCCGGTTGCCGAAGATGACGGAGGTTTCCAGATGCTGGTGACGACGCTTGATTATAGCGACTACATTGGAAAAATAGCTATCGGCCGCATTCATCGCGGCAAGGTTAGCCCCGGAAGCCAGCTTGTTGTTGTCTCTCCTGATGGCATTGTTGGAAAGGGGACGGTAACAAAGGTTTTCCAGTTTGACAAGGTGCAGAAAATCGAGGCGAAGGAAGCGACATCAGGCGACATTATTGCCATTGCCGGTATCCCTGATGCCACCGTCGGCTTGACTCTCGCTTCAGTTGATGATCCGGTATCGCTTGATTCATTTGAAATCAGCAAGCCGACCCTCTCCATGCTCTTTTCGGTCAACGACTCTCCTTTTGCCGGACTGGAAGGAAAAGAGGTCACCAGCCGGAAAATTCGTGAGCGTCTGATGAAAGAGGTTATGACCAATGTCGCTCTCAACGTCGAAGAGACCGACAGCGCAGATACCTTCCGTGTTTCAGGAAGGGGAGAGCTCCATCTTTCGGTTTTGATTGAAACCATGCGGCGTGAAGGTTATGAACTTGCCATTGCCCGGCCTGAGGTGATCATGCATTATGATGAGCAGGGAACGATGCTTGAGCCTATCGAGCATGTTACTATTGATATTCCGGAAGAGTATACCGGTGTGATTATCGAAAAGATGGGTCGCAGAAAGGCGGAGATGATTCACATGGGTACCCTTCGCGGCGGTATGGTAAGGGTTGAGTTTGAAATTCCAACAAGAGGACTTATCGGTTACAACCTTGAGTTTACCACCGATACCAAAGGCGAGGGCATCATGTCGCACGTCTTTATCAACTACCAGCCGTTCAAGGGCAAGCTCCCCTCACGTGAAACCGGCGCACTTGTCGTTTCCGAAACAGGGATTTGTGTTGCTTATTCGTTGAGCGCCCTTGAAGATCGCGGAACCTTCTTCGTTTCGCCAAATACCAAGGTATATGCAGGCATGATTGTCGGTGAGTCCACAAGAGGTCTTGATATTACCATGAACGTCTGCAAAACCAAAAAGCTCAGCAACATGCGCTCATCGGGAACAGACGAGTCACTTCGTCTCACTCCTCCCAAAATCCTTTCGCTGGAGCAGGCTCTTGAGTTTATCAATGACGATGAGCTGCTTGAGGTAACGCCTCTGAGCATCAGACTCAGAAAGAAGCTCCTTGATCCAAACGCCAGGGCAAGGGCGACGAAAAAAGCTAACGCCTGAGGGTTTATAGCTGCGCCGGTTGTTGATGCCGGCGGAAAGAAAAAAAGTATAACAAAAAAGGCTGCCTGAAAAGGCGGCCTTTTTTGTTGGCTATCCAAAATCCAAAATCCACCATTCAGCATTTAAAATCTCTTCAATTAAGCGCTGAAGAAGAGTTTTCTCAGTTGGGTGCGGGCAGCGGCAAGCAGTTCACGAATCTCTGACTCCTCACGCTCTAACATCGCTGCAATTTCGGTGATGCTTCTCTCCTCCTCTTCACTCATCCGGTAGATTGCTCTCTCCAGTTCGGAGAGCTGTTCAATGCACTGTTTCATTTTCAGGTCATCATTGTCCTGTGAGAGGTTCGCTGTGTCCGGTATTGGCGTTACCGAAGCGGCAGGGCTGCCGAAAAGCTCTTCCGGCGTTGCCGGAGTGGGGGATTCGTCACTGACATCACCGAAGAGGCGGACAAACTGCATGAAATCAAGGCCTCTTGCATGGCAGGGTTTAATACGGTTTTCAAGAATTTCTGTGGCCAGGGTCCGGAACTTATCGCCGAGTTCAGGCAGTCTGACCGCAAAGTCGAAACTGTCGTCCATATCGCGGGCTCCGGCGTTATAGGGTACCTTCATGAGTACGGAGATACCGGCGGCTTCGGCATATTTTTCGGCTATGCCGCTGCCGTCATCACGATTGATAATGAGGCCGAGCAGTCGGGATTGTCCGCCGATGGTTTTGAAGTAGTTGTTGGCCTGGCAGATGTTGTTCGCGGTAAAGATCGACTGCCGGTCATTATTCGTGACCAGTATCACCTCTTCACTCAGTGAACGGGCAAGCGGTGTGGCGAATCCTCCGCAGACGACATCGCCCAGAAAGTCCATGAGGATGATATCAATATCCCAGTTGAAGATGCCGAGCTTTTCAAGCAGGTCGAATCCCGAGATGATTCCCCGTCCTCCGCATCCCCGCCCGACCTGGGGGCCACCGAGTTCTATGCCGTAGATTGGCTGGGGAAAATCTGCAATATCGCGTCGGAAGACAATGTCGCTGATGGTAACCTGCTGGTTCTGAGCGTTTTTTTCAGCAAAGAGATCCGTGACGGTCGGCAGCGGTATGCCGCCGAAGAGGGATGTGGTTGAGTCGTGTTTCGGATCACAGCCAAGCTGCAGCACCCGCCGGTTCATCATGGCGAAGGTAGCGCTGAGGTTGGTGGTCGTAAAGCTTTTTCCTATTCCGCCCTTTCCGTAAATAGCGATGGTTCTTGCTGGCATCAGGTACTGCTTATGGTTATCCGGGTTATGCGGTAGATGAGCATCCGTTATCGTCCTGTTCTGCATTGGTTTTCCAGAGCAGGATCATTTTAAGGCAGTCAGGATCGCTGAAGGCCTGGATGTAGGCTTCAGTGATATCATCTTCGACGGTGTGCTGATGGGTGAAAATCCTTCCGGCATTCAGTTTGCGCTCTGCAATAAGCTCACGCACCCGTTCAAGATCACCTTTTGCCCACTGTTTGGCTGCAATGAAGGAGAGCTCTTTCTGGAAGGCCTGGGAGTAGTCAATATTTACTCTCTGGTAATAGCCACCAAAAATAACCACCCCCTGAAATTTCAGAAACCTGAGTCCGGTATCGATGGCGCTCATGATGCCGGTGCTGTCAATCAGGACGTCGAACTCATGACCGGCAAGAGCGGCGGAGACATCTTCTGTGTCAGGGTTTACTTTAAGGTCAGCCGAAGAGAGGTTGAGGCGGTTCTGATTGGGTTCAGTCACAGCAACAAGTTTTGCTCCCATGAGTTTTGCCAGTTCGGCAGCAAGAATACCGACCGCACCCTGACCGAGCACCAGGACCTTCTTGTTTTCAACTTTTGCAAGATCCACTATGTGCAGCGCTGTTGCGCCAAGAGGCAGGGCAATGCCGCAACGCGGATTGTCGATATTATCGAGAACCGTGATGCTCTCGACCGGACAGACGATAAACTCGGAAGCCCCGCCGAATGCGGCATTAACTCCTATATAACCGAACGAGCCCGCTACATAGGCAAATTTGCCGATCAGGCTCTGGTTGACATGTTTTCCTGCCTTGATGATCTTTCCGACGGTCTCGTAACCGGGAATAAAGGGAAAGATAAAGGGTGGAGAGGGGATCAGCCCGTTATAGGCCATCTTTTCCGTGCCGGTACTGATTGACGACCAGTGGGTTTCAACAAGCACATCGGTTGAAGAGAGTGCCTTAAGGGTTACTTCAGCGAGTTCGATCTGGCGGACGCCGCTGAAGAGTATGGCTTTTGCTTTCATATGGACACCTCTATTAATCCTTTTGTATTCGGGTGTGATCAGAGGCTTTTCTGCTGTTTGAGCTTCCTCTCATTATGCTTTTCAAGCAGCAGGCGGATAACAAATTGTGCAGCATTGACCAGATAGCTCAGGTAGGCGAGCAGTGCAGTCCGGATCAGTATGTTTTCATCGAGCCCTATAAAAAACAGGATAAAGTAGGAGATGTGAACAATCATGGCAATGGCACTGCCGAAATCCTCCCAGAAAAACTCGGGAGCGAAGGCAAATTGACCGAATACCTCCTGTTCAAAAAAACCTCCGGTTACGAATATCAGCACAAGCATCAAGGTTTTCAGGGTCACAAAAAAGGTGATCCAGTAAAAGTTGTCGATCCAGATATGTGACTGATAGAGCCAGGTAACGGTGAGGCCGGCAAGAAACATGACAAACTGGATAGGTGCCAGGATGCCCTGAACTTTAGTCCAGACCGAAGCATTTCTCCTCTCAAGCTGTTCAGGTGTGTAACGGGGCATAAAACAATAAGTTCGCTGATGGTGGAAGACGTTATTCAACTGCTTTTGAAAAAAGCAGTTGAATATAGCAAAAAACGGCAGTGACAGCAACCCCCTCTTTACCTGCCTCAGGCTTTCGTGGTAACGCAGGTATCATGGCATTCGATCCCGAATAACATAAGCTCCGGAAGAGCGCGGGTATCGGCAGCCCCCGACGGCAGTCGGGGGCTGGGTGCAGGAAAGGGAGAGCCGGTTCAAGGTTTTACACTCCAGTCGTAGACGTTGTAGAGTGTCGAAATCAGGTTGACATCACTGTTTCTGATCCTTTTGTTGAATCCTTCAAGCTCATCATAGTAATAGAGGAATGATCTTGGCTGTTCTTCATGAAGGATCTTCTGGTACTCTTTCCAGAGCGCAACTTCCCGCTCTTTTGGAAGAGGTCGGCTCAGCTCATCAATAACGGTATCCAGTCTGCCGTTCTGGAATGCCGAAGAGTTGAACGGGCGTTTTACAAAATCGGATCCCCAGATAACAAGCTGGAAGGGGAGTGTTTCGGCAGCAAGGCCGGAGAGTGCAGCCTCGTAACGGAAACTGTTCTGGTTTTTCAGAAAAATAAGGCTTTCGTCAAATTTCAGCCGGCACTCAATTCCGATTTCTCGCAGATTCTGCTGTACAATGGTCGCGGCGTAGTTGCGACGGGGGTTACCAACCGGAGCGGCCAGTTCGAATGAGAATTTTCTCCCCTGTTTCTGCAGAATGCCGTCAGGACCCGGAGCCCAACCTGCTTCGCGCAGCAGGGCGGTTGCTCTTTGTGGATTGTAGGCGTAGGGGTCAAGTGATGTGTCGGCGATTGATTTGTATGCGGGCGAAAGTGAGGTATTGATAATGGTTGCGTGCTCCGGTCCCATAAAGCCGTCAATAATCGACTGGCGGTCAATGGCAAGTGTCAGCGCCTGACGAACTTTTTTATCTCCGAAAAGGGGATTCGGCTTGATTTTATGTTCATTCCTCCAGGCCTCTCCATCGATATTGAGCCAGACTATGCTGTCGAAGTAACGGTTCTTTACCGGTTTGATCGCAATTGAAGGCGAGCTTTTGGCAAGCTCACGGATATCCTTCGGGTTGATGCCTCCGGCAGAGATCATGGCATCAATCTGGCCTGACTTCAGCATAGCCAGCCGGGTTGTGTATTCGGGAACCACAAGAAAGATCAGATTTTTAATGATCGCAGGGTGAGGCAGCCGCGAAGAGGGGTTTGTG
Protein-coding regions in this window:
- the typA gene encoding translational GTPase TypA encodes the protein MSDTKNIRNIAIIAHVDHGKTTLVDSIFQKTGAFRDNQQVNVRVLDSNPQERERGITIFSKNAAAVYKDHKINIVDTPGHADFGGEVERILQMVDGVLLLVDAFEGPMPQTKFVLRKALELHLKPIVVINKIDRPQSDPVKVHDQVLDLFIALGAEEHQLDFPYIFTSAKNGIAKYSMDDEDGDMSLLLDIIIKEIPAPVAEDDGGFQMLVTTLDYSDYIGKIAIGRIHRGKVSPGSQLVVVSPDGIVGKGTVTKVFQFDKVQKIEAKEATSGDIIAIAGIPDATVGLTLASVDDPVSLDSFEISKPTLSMLFSVNDSPFAGLEGKEVTSRKIRERLMKEVMTNVALNVEETDSADTFRVSGRGELHLSVLIETMRREGYELAIARPEVIMHYDEQGTMLEPIEHVTIDIPEEYTGVIIEKMGRRKAEMIHMGTLRGGMVRVEFEIPTRGLIGYNLEFTTDTKGEGIMSHVFINYQPFKGKLPSRETGALVVSETGICVAYSLSALEDRGTFFVSPNTKVYAGMIVGESTRGLDITMNVCKTKKLSNMRSSGTDESLRLTPPKILSLEQALEFINDDELLEVTPLSIRLRKKLLDPNARARATKKANA
- a CDS encoding chlorophyllide a reductase iron protein subunit X; translation: MPARTIAIYGKGGIGKSFTTTNLSATFAMMNRRVLQLGCDPKHDSTTSLFGGIPLPTVTDLFAEKNAQNQQVTISDIVFRRDIADFPQPIYGIELGGPQVGRGCGGRGIISGFDLLEKLGIFNWDIDIILMDFLGDVVCGGFATPLARSLSEEVILVTNNDRQSIFTANNICQANNYFKTIGGQSRLLGLIINRDDGSGIAEKYAEAAGISVLMKVPYNAGARDMDDSFDFAVRLPELGDKFRTLATEILENRIKPCHARGLDFMQFVRLFGDVSDESPTPATPEELFGSPAASVTPIPDTANLSQDNDDLKMKQCIEQLSELERAIYRMSEEEERSITEIAAMLEREESEIRELLAAARTQLRKLFFSA
- the bchC gene encoding chlorophyll synthesis pathway protein BchC → MKAKAILFSGVRQIELAEVTLKALSSTDVLVETHWSSISTGTEKMAYNGLIPSPPFIFPFIPGYETVGKIIKAGKHVNQSLIGKFAYVAGSFGYIGVNAAFGGASEFIVCPVESITVLDNIDNPRCGIALPLGATALHIVDLAKVENKKVLVLGQGAVGILAAELAKLMGAKLVAVTEPNQNRLNLSSADLKVNPDTEDVSAALAGHEFDVLIDSTGIMSAIDTGLRFLKFQGVVIFGGYYQRVNIDYSQAFQKELSFIAAKQWAKGDLERVRELIAERKLNAGRIFTHQHTVEDDITEAYIQAFSDPDCLKMILLWKTNAEQDDNGCSSTA
- the bchF gene encoding 2-vinyl bacteriochlorophyllide hydratase; amino-acid sequence: MPRYTPEQLERRNASVWTKVQGILAPIQFVMFLAGLTVTWLYQSHIWIDNFYWITFFVTLKTLMLVLIFVTGGFFEQEVFGQFAFAPEFFWEDFGSAIAMIVHISYFILFFIGLDENILIRTALLAYLSYLVNAAQFVIRLLLEKHNERKLKQQKSL
- a CDS encoding ABC transporter substrate-binding protein, which translates into the protein MRVPDFRKTVVSALLLLMLAGITACKKNDTEALRGERVVTGISADFDYLNPLLIQLSMSREICMLLYPSLAKPSYDKANGAITFLPNTANSWEFSADGQKVTFHLKSSARWEDGKPVTSHDFKYSYALYKRPEIASSRQHYLNDLLLLADGTADIERAVEVPNDSTLVLHFNKPMAPEIILDHFNDLMPVAEHLFKAYSPDEIRSKAAEIPVLSAGPFRVKKWSRQEKLELVTNPSSRLPHPAIIKNLIFLVVPEYTTRLAMLKSGQIDAMISAGGINPKDIRELAKSSPSIAIKPVKNRYFDSIVWLNIDGEAWRNEHKIKPNPLFGDKKVRQALTLAIDRQSIIDGFMGPEHATIINTSLSPAYKSIADTSLDPYAYNPQRATALLREAGWAPGPDGILQKQGRKFSFELAAPVGNPRRNYAATIVQQNLREIGIECRLKFDESLIFLKNQNSFRYEAALSGLAAETLPFQLVIWGSDFVKRPFNSSAFQNGRLDTVIDELSRPLPKEREVALWKEYQKILHEEQPRSFLYYYDELEGFNKRIRNSDVNLISTLYNVYDWSVKP